The genome window AGCTTAGAGGCAGAACCTGTCACATGAGGCTGCCCCTCTGCCACCCAAAACCAAGATGAGCTGTGACATGACTGACTCTccatcccccactcccaccagTGCAAGACCCCAACCTGGGGAATGCTCGGGGCTGTGTGGGCTCCCTGATAAGCTGGGAGGCAACTGGCAGGCATGGGCCACAGCAGAAGGAATGACAAGTTACGTTGGTTGCTCCCAGGGGGCCAGGGATATGTGTCAGCTGGAGTCTAAACAGCACACAAAGCTGACGGGGAGTACAGGCTGTCCTGGGGGAGACACCCGCCTGCCTGTGTGGCTGGTTGTCAGGACAGCGCAGGGAGAGTCCTGGGGATACTCAGTGCACAAGCAGAGCTGGTGGCAGCAATTACCCGACGGCTCAGACTGAGCGGCAGGTCTGCCCTGGGCCGAGGAAAACAACACAGCCAGCATtggggggtcgggggggggggtggtgggagaGATCAGGAGTAGGGAGGCTGCCAGGAGGGATGAGCTTACAGGGGTGCCACCCACCTCTGTACAAGAGGATGAACTCTCAACCCACCAGCAGCTCCCCCACAGGGGTGACAGATGGCCAGAGGCAAGCAGACAGCTCCTCCTTCCAGCCCTCCTGCTGTAGGAGATTCCCAACCCAGAAAATCTGATTTGTAAAGGCACAGGGAAGGTCTGAGCAATGGGCAGGGCGTAGTGTGCCTGCCTGGCTGGGCACTGAGGGCACTGATGCATGTCCGACTAGGCCGGAGGGATGGGGGTCTGGGGCTGGCACTTCCCCCGTCCCCTCACTGTCAGGTGGCCGGGCCTACATGAGGCCGCTCCTCAGCTGCTGAGGTTGAGGCCTCCTGGAAGGGCAGAGCCTGTGTGTGCCCTCTGCCCTCAGCATAGGTGGCAAGTTCCACTGGCCACCTTTATCCCTTTCGGCGACAAGAACAGGAGTCCATCCAGTCCAGAGGACCACACACCACAGGGGACATGGCCCCAGCTAAGGCCAGCAGCCTTGCTGCACTTACCTGCCTTCGGCTCCGAGGGCCCAGCAGCCTGAGATCCTGATGCTGGGGTAAGTTGGGGGGCTGCTCATGGCTGGGGTGCAGGGTACACCAGGACAGCTGGCCAACCCCAAGGGCTTGTAAGGGCATCACCAGCCACCCGAGGCCTGCAGCCTCCAACGATGGCTCAGGGGTGCAGCCAGCTGGCCTGCCTCTCTATAGGTGGGTGCTGCAGTGAGGGACCCCCAGCTGGAAGAGGTTGCCTGCtgggaagtggggggtgggggcgggggaagcAGGTGGGAGGTCCCAGGCGTGCCTGTGCCACCAGTCTGTGGCCTAGGCCACCACAGGCGTAAGAGGATCAGGGTTGGGGGCTGTGCACTGCTTGATATTTATAGCACTGACCCGTGGGCGATCCTCAGCCAGTCCTGGGGTGTGCGGTGCCTTTCTTGTCCTGTCACCCCAGACAGCCTTGAGCTGCAGGGCCCCCTTCTACACTCCCCCTCCCTCAACTGGCACAGGGAAATCTGAGGTGTCTCTGGACGGAAGAGCTGAATGTCAGTGTTGAGCTGGGTGCCCCACCCCTGGCCCCAAGGTGCctcctagaggcaaaacaaaccTGAAACCCTAGCCTGCAACAGCATCCCAGAATAactgtgccccacccccagctcctgtGTGTCCCCCTAGGGACAGTCCCTCCTCAGCCTGGCAGCAGAAGAGCACCCTCACTCTGTTGGGGAGGGATGTGTAGCCacagccccctctccccccactgtCTGCCTAAAATCTCAGCCTTCCCCTGATAAGGTGTCAGGGAAGAGGGCTCCCTGTGGGGCTCATACACAAACCAGAGGCCACTCCCGGGAGCTGCCTCTCTCTGTGTACCCCACCCTGGGAAGATGGGCAGGAATCCCCAGGCAGGGAAACAGAGCTGGGTTCTTGGGGAATTGAATCACATCATTCCCTCAGCTGAGTCCAAGCAGAGTGAACCCTAAGGTTCTGTGGTGAGCCTGGTAAGCCCCAGAGCGGCAGGCCCAGAAAAGGGGATGTCAGTTGGGGTCACAGGCCACCCCTGGGGCAGCACCTACCTACCTCAtgcttctttcttcctgtcaCAGGTTTTAGAGATGAGCAGGCAAGAAGTGCCCTGCCGAGCTGCCTTACCCATAAGACTGAGGCTCACCTTGGTCTCCTTCTCAAGAGGCCCTTCCCTGCCAACAGGGACGAAGAGCAGAGACCTAAGGGTCAGGCTGCCATTCACCAGAGTTTGCAATGCTACAGAAATGAGAAACCAACATGCAGCAGTGGGGAGGAGGTGCAGTTTACACCACCAGAGGGGGAGTGGATCAGCAGCACGGATCTAGAGACACAAGGCAGAGCAAAGGGAAGGTCTCAGTGCCAAGCCCTGGGCTTGAGCCAAATGCCTGCCTGGATGACAGAAGTATGCCAAGGAGTGAGCACAAGGAGGGGAGCTCCAGGGCCTCAGACTGGCAAGAGTCTAGAGGGACTAGGACCGCCAGTACAATCTGCATGCCACCCCATCTAGCTCTCTGGGGAAATATGTCACATCACAGTTGCAGTGATGTGGGAGAGACTGCCATGGGGTGAGGGAGAGTCTGGGTTCTGCGACTAGGCACTGCCCAGAACCATCTGTGCAGGACCAGCACCAGGGGAGTACCTGCAGCAGTTCCAGGGCTGCTGGAAGGACTGCTACTGGCCATGCTCAATGTCCCCATCTCCTGGATCCCCCATTAGCAAACAAGCAGGGCACTGTGAGGGACACATGCCCACTACATGTCTGTACTGGGCACAGGCATTCAGGGACTTCTACCAATCTGTGGTTTTTCTCAGAAACTGTATGGACTGTGCCCTCTCTGAATCTTTGGGGTAAAATCAAAGATTCTTTGGAAGCAGCAAATACCGCAGACTCTCACTGCTATAGGCTTCTAGTTACTTCCGTCACCACGGTAAGTTGTGAGCCTGGAAGGCGGCAAGCCCCACTCCTAGGCCGCTTCACCTGGACCTGGCTGGGGTAGGTGACTGCTGTCCCAGGAAAAAGCGCAGGGGCTGGAGCCTCCTTAGGTCCCAGTGACCTTGCTGTCGCTAAAGGTGCAAGTCCAGTGACGCTCAAGGGATTTGGCACCCTTAAGTGAGAACTGCCAGCAGTTTTTAGTGGCCCGAACACTGCCAGCGAACACTGCACGGCCACCGCCCCCTGGCGGCCCCACCAACCTGCTGAGCGGTCTCCCCAGACCATCTCCAACGCCTAAGCCCGGGGGAGAGAGGCTcctcccctaccaccaccacctgctgAATCCCCCCGCAGAGCCCAAAAGTCCCTGACACCAAGCTGGACAGACAGGAGGGACCGAGCACGACCACGTCCCCGTGCTGCCCCGGGCTCTCAGCACCCCGGGACACCCGCTCGGGGCCTCGGCTGGGCCgtgggctcccccccccccccccccgctgcgcGCACGGACCGGAAGTCAGCACCCCCCACTGGGCCGAGGCCGTCCTACCCGCGGGCCCTCCCCCTCCCGGTGAGAGGGAAGTGCACAGTGGCCGCCCGGAAACAGGCTGAACTCCGGGCCCGCTCCTACCGGTCCTCGCATGAGCTCTCGCTCCTTACGGGTCGGTCGAGCCCGTCCCGGGCCGCGGGGGAGCAGGGGGTGtctggggaggctgggggctccGCCATGCAATCCTCTGGTGCCACGGGTTGGGCAGCCGCGCACGGGCCGCTGGGAACTGTGGTTCAGACCTCCGCACTGCACGGACCCCGACGCACTCAATGGACTACAAATCCCACACGGCCACGCAACCAGGCATGCTGGGACACGTAGTCCAGGTGGCCTGCACGTGCGAGATGTTGACTGCCGGGGGAGATCCCTTTGCTTCCCCCACAAAAATAGGCCGCACAAAATCcctggaaaaaaatcaataaacatttatttgatACAGCCATTTTTTAATACATACAGTTGATGGCCCACCCCCTGTGCCACTTATGGCGAAGGGGTGGGGACAAAGACCGAGGACAGATGGTCACAAGGCGGCCATGGCCCAAGCTCACCGTCaaaacattttacaaataaaacactttgtagatataatatatatatatatatatatgtatatatatatatggttacaaGTGGTAGCTGGAACCTCTCAAAATGCACTTACGAACTGAGGACtggcaaataaaacaacaacaaaaaaaaacccaaaccaagaaaccctaAGTATAGGACACATGTCTGACTGGGGTCCCTGAGCCCCAGGCCTCCAGGTGAGTGGCCTGGGGCCCACCTAGTAGGAATACACAGGgacagccctcccctcctctggtcaCCCATTCTTTCCCTTCTAAACTGGAAGGAGAGGGGGCTAGGGCTGGGAGGGCCACAGGTCACACCAGGAAACACCCTCATCTGCCTTTGCACTAGCAAATAAAGTGCATCCTAATTTTTGTGTGAAGTCAGTCCCTTGTGTTGGCCCTTTTCTGTTCTCAGGACAAGGGGGTTTGCTGGGCCAGAGGTAGATCTTCACAAAGGAGCCTGGTATTGTGCCCTGGACTGGGTCTTAGGTAGGGTCCGAATCCACCACACCAGGGCCTACCACATTGGTCCTTGTCACTGAAGGTGTCAATCAAGGCCAGGCAGTTACCCCACTAGCTGCATTTCGGACAGAGCAGGAGGTGGGCTACCTTGGCTGAGCTGCCAACAGCTCTGCCCCCGCTGGTGGAGGGTTCCACAGTCCACTCACCAGCCAGAGCATGGtaagtggtggggggagggggaggaaaaaggaGATGGGGTCCGACCCGATAGCCACTTTGGGCAGCAGCCCCTATACCCACTTTAAAGACAAAGCTGGGAGTTTAAAGTGCGAAACATCAAGTTCCCCAGGACCCTACCTCCTCCCATACCACTGGACCACTGACCACCTGTGGACTTATGGGTGACCAGGAAACTCACCCCCCAGCAAAAACCAGTCCCTTGCTCCCCAAGGGCCAAGTACCTGAGAGGCTGGGGCGTGTGGCCGCCCTCCAGGGCAGAGATGTGGAGGTCGACTTCCTCCAGCCTTTGGTGACAAGGACAACATGCACCAGGGGGCTCCATCCCATGTCTGCTCCCACCCCCTGTGCAGATGCCCCTGAAGTGGTCACCCACATCTGTCTCCCCTCTACTCACTGTTCAACATAGTGACACATAGAAAACAGAAACAGCCTCCTGCCCCAAAGCCCTACCCATGtgccccctgacctctgacactgGCTCAccctacccctgcccctgcctccacTTTGATGCAGCCCAAGGAATTTGAGTCAGGGGCTCTGCTACTGTACATGCCCTCTCTCTAGTGCACCAAGTCAGGTTCCATCCAGCTAGAGCATTCTGGCAAAGGGAAGAGCTGGACACAGGTTGGGTGGTCTCCgtggccccccacccacccataccTGTGTCCCTTCTACAGGGCAGGGAGGCTGAGCCCCGAAAGGAGCCTCTACAGGGGTTGGATGAGGACGGCAGCTGGGGGACTGCGGGGTGCCCagtcagcactgcttccctgagcAGGGGAGGgaacacagcccagcccccagccccaccattgGCACCAAGAAACCCTTAGCACCAAAATGTCAAATTGTTGTGAGTTTTTGTATAAaagacagaatttaaaaaaaggttgttACTTGTCACAGCAACAAGACTGGCATCCACTACACCCAGGAGATACACGCACACAGGCAATATCAAAATACACATCATCCGGGACTGGTGGAGGCCAAGCCCctagcccaccccccacccccacccctatggAAAATACCTGTGTCCATGCCTGCAGGGCCTCCTCCCTGCACTGCCCTGGTTGGTAGCTGGGGCCCAGGGAGAAGGCTAAAGGCCATAAGGCCACCTCTTACTGACTGCTGACCTTACTGAACTGGGCCCCATCATTAGCTAAGACAGAACCCCAAAGCTGCCTCCAGCCTCCCCCCCGACCCCAGATCTCTGCTGAGCACCCCTTCCCCCTATCTTCAGCTCTCACGCCTATAGACcacacagccagaaataaaggggcagaagaagaagggaagggggattCTATGGCTGGCAGACCACTCCCCACAGGGGTTACCGAGCTAGGCCCTAACTAGCCAGCTCCCCATTCCACCTGCTATGGGTCCCAGCCAGCCTAGAACAGCTCTTCCCAAACCCATGGGGCCACCCTCACCGAGGCTGGTGGCACAGCAGGGCTGGAGGCCAGGGGCATGGCCTGCTGGATCCCAGAGAGGGAAGCTATGGCCCTGGCCCCAGCCCCTGCTCCTACAGCGGCCCTGGGAGAAGAGCCCTTCTTGCCTGTATAGAGAGCAGCTCCAGGATGGGAGGACTAGCTGGACAGATACAGACCAGCCGGGggtaggaagggggggggggctggaggtaGAGAACAGAAGCGCAAGTGAAGAGggctgagggggagggggctgcaggCCAGCACAGCTGTGCTGGTCAGACACAGGGTCTGTCCCGGGAGGTAGctgagggggaggggctggggttcCAGTGTTCGGTAGAGGGGCCCAGAGCCACCGGTCACCTAGAACCCGAGCCTGGGGGAGGCGGGGTGGGGACCTGGCAGGGCCTGAGGATGAGGTGGGGCATGAAGCTCACACAGAGACAGCAGAGGACCACCTGCCTTTTCTGCCTGTCCCAGTCGCACCAGGCTGGACCCTTCCCACCCTTCAGGACCAGACAGGACCAGACCTGCACATGTCTGGGGAGGGGGATGTGTCCAGGCTATTGCACATGTGCTCCTGCCCTGGCCCTCAGGGAGCCCCTGGCTGGGTGTGGAGGAGGTGACTGGCTACCCTGCTAGATAGGCGAACGGGTGAGCATGGGAATGGAGAGCTGCAGGGCAGGGGCCCCCGGGCTAGCTATCCCCACCCTGGACAGCTCTGGACTTGGTGGCCACATGGGGACTGGGTCCCACCCATCTGCCAACCACCTCATTCATTTCTCAGGTGCTCTGGTGGCTCCTGCCTTCCGGCCGGTGGAGACCCAAACCCCCTTGTCCCTGCCTTCTGGGGGCCGGTCCTCCCGGCAAGGGAGTGTCTTTGATACAGGCTCCTCAGGGGGGCGCTCTTTAGGTTTGCGGCCCCGCTTCTTTCCACCTGCCAgactcctcttctccttcctgggAGCTAGCGTGtcctggtccttatgcttgggaGGGGGGTCTGCGGAGGTCCGGAACCAGTTCTGCAGAGAGGAGGACAGCAGTGGAGACCCTAGGCCAAAGGCTTCTGGGAAGCTCTCCTGAAAGCCCCGGACTCcaccccacagccccacccccgCACCTCAGCGTGGGTCTTGAGGATGTGGTACTTGACACCACTCTCAGAGCTGAACTCCTTGGGGCACAGCAGGCAGCAATACTTCCCCACCAGGTGGTCACCCTATGAGGCAGCAGGTCAGCTTTACAGCCAGATgcacccctacccacccacccccactgtgTAGCTGAACTGAGCGGGTGGATTGCAGAGACTGTCTCCCTGCTGTGGAGAGGTGAGAAGGCAGGAAGACACTGAGGCCCTAGGGAAGGGCCACTTAATCCAGGGCAGTCCTGCAGCCAGGACTAGGTCAGCAGGGTGAGCCAAATCAGAGTGACCCCATCTCATGGCTGGGGGGCAGGACTGACCACTGGGCATCAGGAAGTCCCTGACTGATGGAGAAAGTTGCCCCAGGAGGCAGGGTTATATATTCAGCATGTGGGGGTCCCCAGGGTTTTCAGCTGGAGGCTGGTGACTTACCTTGCTGCAGCTGGCAAGGTGGGCCTTGAGGCCGGACACACTGGAGTAGATGGCTTCACAGCACTGGGGGCAGGAGGTGACAGTGGGGAAGGGTCTCCAGAGGCACTACCACATATGTGCCCCTTATCCCAGCCCTGGAGTCTGGGGCCTGAGAAGAGGGTTGACCCTGGGAATCTTGGGAAGCTAAGGTAACCATCTCTCTGCCAACCAAGTCTCCTTCTAAGGACCCTGTGGGGACCCCAGCTCACAGGACAGGTGTTCACTTGGGGGATCCCCAAGCCCACCCCACCAGCCACCCCAGCTCACATCATTGGGGCAGTTCACATGGCCTTTGTCTTTGACTTGGCTCTTCCATTCCTCCAGCAGCTGGGGGTTGAGTGTGGGGAGGCCTGGACGTGTGTAGTTGAGCTGTGAAAGTAGGTGCCCTAGGTGAGTGGGGGGGGTGCCATGAGGTGGGAAGGGGCCACCAGGTGACAGGGCACAGGCAGCAGGACCTTGGTCCTCCCAGGACAGCAGGCTGGAGGTGGCCAGTGGGTGGCACCCTCCTCAGAGGGGGCCAGGCTGGCGGCTCACCCGCGCTGTTTCAGGCACCAGGTCATCCCGCATTCGCCGCTTGGTCCAGTCTCGGGCTAGCTCGTCTTCTGCTATCTCCTGGAGGTGGAACACAGCCACCTGGGCCGATGTGCGGCGGATACGGCCGCTAGGGGTGCGCTCAACACCCAGCAGGTACTCAGCCTCAGGGGCCTTGTCTTCCATCTCCACCAGGGGCTGCAGGGAGAGGGACTGTATGAGAAATAGCAGCCCTTCGCCAGGACCATCAGGGAACCCCTGTCACGTGCCACGTGCAGTGGATGGTGAGGTAAGGCTGCGCTGTGCAGATGGAGCACGGATAGGCATGCACTCAGGGCAGCTCACCGGGGCCGTGTGCTCCGAGCGCACGTGGTAGTCATGGCCGGCCTTGGAGCGGTAGGTCTTGCCACAGTGGGCGCAGGGGAAAGAGGGGCTGTCCACCTCGCAGGGTGGCTTCCCGCAACGCCGCTGATGGTACTGGTAGCCCATGAGGCTGGAGAAGGCGGCCCCACAGCCCTGGGGGGTCAGGGGGTGGGTAAACGGCCAGCAGGGGGCTGGGTCTttctccaccacccaccctcaggcTGCGGTACTGACCTCCTGGGGACACCGCAGCCTCCCCATCTGCTTCAGCACCTTGCGCAGCCGCTCACGCTCCTCCTGCTCACtcccttctgagacttctccgtCTGAGGGCTGGGGGGCAAGGCCAACCTCAGTGCCCCACCACCACCTAGGAGCCCTAAGATCTGGCCGCAGACCTCCCAGTTCCGGTGTGGGGGGTGGCATGCTAGCCCTAGTCAGGCCAGGTGGGATATGGGATACCTTCGCGCTGTGCTCAGCCATGGTGTGGTAGTTGAGGCCCGCCTTGGACTTAAACTGCTTCCGGCAGTGCTGGCATTTGAGTGCATCCTGCAGCTGCAAACAAGATGAGGGCTGTGAGACACAGGCCCTGGGGTGCTGCCCTGCCAGTACCCCAAGGGAGCCTTACCTTTTGGCACACCTCCATGTGTTTCTTGAGCCCCACCAGTGTCTTCCGGGTAACCACGTTGCAGGTGGGGCACACAGCTTCACCTCGCTCATGGATGGCCCGCTGCCACTGCTCCTCGGGGCCACCTGTGAGGCAGGGCCAGAGTCTCAGCGACTGAAGGGAGCACAGAACATGCCCCTCTTCCCTGTGCTACAGGTTCTCTGTTCCATGGAGAACTAGTGTGGGCCCAGTTGCACAGTAGCCCCCTACCTGAGGCAGGATGTGTCCCGGGGGCTGGTGTCTCCTTGCTGGCAGAGCTGGCAGAGGCCAGCATCTTCTTCCTGGAGTCTTCAGGGCTGAGCCCCTCCTGCTTCTTGGCCCGGTGGGTGCGGGACTTGTCCTCTGCCTTGGCCAGGCCTACATGCACATTAAGGAGAGCAGGTTGGTGCATGGGTGCAGGCACATTTACCCCCACACCCAGCCCCATGCTACCTAACTGGCTCAGACCTCACCTTTGAGTCCAAAGGTTCCTGAGATGGACGGCTGCTCCCCAGTAAACTTCTTGggtgttttctgtttccttcctgaCTCGGGGGAGAGAAAACAGGGGCCAAGACTCTGGTCAAATAACAGTCAGGAGGCATAGGCCAGCTCCATCACACCCCAGGCCCAGGCTCCATCTCCTGCTCTTACTGTGCTTTATGCGCTCTGAGCCCTCCTCAGGTGGGGACACAGGACCACTGGCCCTTGGTGTCTCCTTGCCTCCCAGAGACCTGCTGCCCAGAGAAAGGGGGCCACTGCTGGGGTCTGCACTCAGTGGGATGGCAGAACTTGGGCCAGTGGCAGATGGGCTATAGTCCCCATTCTCTGGCCTTGCCTGCTTGGATGGGGTGGGGCAGGCATCCAGGTTGTCGGCAGccctgtagggaggaagcaggGTGAGGGGCAGGAGGTCAAGTGAACCCTGTGACCCCTACAACACCCACTAGGAGGAGCCCCCTACCTTTTCTTCCCGCTGCTCCGGCTGGCTGCACGGAGGGCCTTGTTCTCAGCCTTGGTGAGCAGCATCACCTTGCAGGGAGCTGCATGTCTGCTCAGGGCCACGGGTCTGCTGACTGGCACCGGCTTACTGACCACGATGGGCCTGCTGACCGGCACCGGCTTGGTTACTGGCACATGCTTGGTGACTGTCACGAGCTTGGCCATTGGCACTGGCTTGGTGATGGTCACTGGCTTGGTGACTGGCCCAGGCTTGGTGACCGGGACCGACTTGGTGACTGGGATGGGCTTGGTGACTGGCATGGGCCGGCTGACTGGGACAGGCTTGTTGACCGTCACTGACTTGGTAACTGGCACTGGCCTGCTGACTGTGATGGGCTTGGTGACTGGCACTGGACGGCTGACTGTCACAGGCTTGCTGATGCCGATGGGCTTACTGACGCCCACGGGCTTGCCCACAGTGACTGGCTTGCTCACTCCGATGGGCTTGCTGACACCTACGGGCCGGCTGATGCTCACTGGCCGGCTGATCGGGCCTGGCTTGGGCGCAGGCAGGGGCCGGTCCATGTGGTTCCAGATTCGGTGCTTCTCCAGCTGGGTCTTGGATGTGAACGCGGCCTCACAGAAGGGGCAGGGGAAAGTCAGCCTTTCAGAGATGGCACCCTGGGTAGAGAAGGCGGGCGTGGGGTGGGCCAGCCGGGCCTCTGCCCAGACACACCCCAAGCGGAAAGCCAGGGTGGGCTTCCTCCTTCCCGTTGCACAGCCCCTTACCCCTTGGCACCGCTGGTAATGGTACTTGAGCCCGTAGATGCTGGGGAACTCCAGCCAGCACCCTGAATTTGGACACTTCACCCTTGAGTGCGCCTTGAATTCATCTTTCCACTGGTTCATCAGGGAGAGCTGGGCGTGGGAAAGGCCGGGCTGCTGAGCCTCGGTCACCCGAACCTCTGCCAACCCAAGCCCGAGGCACAGTGCCCTCCCTGGGCCTGCAGGCCCGATGGACCACAGGAGCCCTGACCTTGGGGCTGCAGGGAAGACGCAGACCCCCCAAGTACACCGGCACACCAGAGCTATTCTAGCAGCCCCAAGTAGCCCCCCAGGCTCCCAAGGCCCCAGGGATGGAGCTACTCCCCAAAGTCCTGAGACATAGtggcttggtgccacctgcagaAGGTGAGCAAAGGCAACCCTGGCATCACCCCCCAACCCACAGGGAGCTCACAGGAATGTCTCGGAGGGCCTGGTTCTCAGCCTTTGGGCgcccctttttcttcccttctgtccTGTCACCAGCTGGACTTCCTGGCTCGAAGCAGAGTGGGGCCTGGCTGC of Erinaceus europaeus chromosome 14, mEriEur2.1, whole genome shotgun sequence contains these proteins:
- the ZNF512B gene encoding zinc finger protein 512B isoform X4, which produces MCAARRAACAARTPRPAPPAARPRPPPGRGPAGAAEMTDPFCVGGGGCRLPGSSKSGTGKDSGRCELHLPVLSDPPKLGMPVVRGAQTVSSSQAPLCFEPGSPAGDRTEGKKKGRPKAENQALRDIPLSLMNQWKDEFKAHSRVKCPNSGCWLEFPSIYGLKYHYQRCQGVRGCATGRRKPTLAFRLGCVWAEARLAHPTPAFSTQGAISERLTFPCPFCEAAFTSKTQLEKHRIWNHMDRPLPAPKPGPISRPVSISRPVGVSKPIGVSKPVTVGKPVGVSKPIGISKPVTVSRPVPVTKPITVSRPVPVTKSVTVNKPVPVSRPMPVTKPIPVTKSVPVTKPGPVTKPVTITKPVPMAKLVTVTKHVPVTKPVPVSRPIVVSKPVPVSRPVALSRHAAPCKVMLLTKAENKALRAASRSSGKKRAADNLDACPTPSKQARPENGDYSPSATGPSSAIPLSADPSSGPLSLGSRSLGGKETPRASGPVSPPEEGSERIKHRRKQKTPKKFTGEQPSISGTFGLKGLAKAEDKSRTHRAKKQEGLSPEDSRKKMLASASSASKETPAPGTHPASGGPEEQWQRAIHERGEAVCPTCNVVTRKTLVGLKKHMEVCQKLQDALKCQHCRKQFKSKAGLNYHTMAEHSAKPSDGEVSEGSEQEERERLRKVLKQMGRLRCPQEPLVEMEDKAPEAEYLLGVERTPSGRIRRTSAQVAVFHLQEIAEDELARDWTKRRMRDDLVPETARLNYTRPGLPTLNPQLLEEWKSQVKDKGHVNCPNDCCEAIYSSVSGLKAHLASCSKGDHLVGKYCCLLCPKEFSSESGVKYHILKTHAENWFRTSADPPPKHKDQDTLAPRKEKRSLAGGKKRGRKPKERPPEEPVSKTLPCREDRPPEGRDKGVWVSTGRKAGATRAPEK
- the ZNF512B gene encoding zinc finger protein 512B isoform X1, giving the protein MCAARRAACAARTPRPAPPAARPRPPPGRGPAGAAEMTDPFCVGGGGCRLPGSSKSGTGKDSGRCELHLPVLSDPPKLGMPVVRGAQTVSSSQAPLCFEPGSPAGDRTEGKKKGRPKAENQALRDIPLSLMNQWKDEFKAHSRVKCPNSGCWLEFPSIYGLKYHYQRCQGVRGCATGRRKPTLAFRLGCVWAEARLAHPTPAFSTQGAISERLTFPCPFCEAAFTSKTQLEKHRIWNHMDRPLPAPKPGPISRPVSISRPVGVSKPIGVSKPVTVGKPVGVSKPIGISKPVTVSRPVPVTKPITVSRPVPVTKSVTVNKPVPVSRPMPVTKPIPVTKSVPVTKPGPVTKPVTITKPVPMAKLVTVTKHVPVTKPVPVSRPIVVSKPVPVSRPVALSRHAAPCKVMLLTKAENKALRAASRSSGKKRAADNLDACPTPSKQARPENGDYSPSATGPSSAIPLSADPSSGPLSLGSRSLGGKETPRASGPVSPPEEGSERIKHRRKQKTPKKFTGEQPSISGTFGLKGLAKAEDKSRTHRAKKQEGLSPEDSRKKMLASASSASKETPAPGTHPASGGPEEQWQRAIHERGEAVCPTCNVVTRKTLVGLKKHMEVCQKLQDALKCQHCRKQFKSKAGLNYHTMAEHSAKPSDGEVSEGSEQEERERLRKVLKQMGRLRCPQEGCGAAFSSLMGYQYHQRRCGKPPCEVDSPSFPCAHCGKTYRSKAGHDYHVRSEHTAPPLVEMEDKAPEAEYLLGVERTPSGRIRRTSAQVAVFHLQEIAEDELARDWTKRRMRDDLVPETARLNYTRPGLPTLNPQLLEEWKSQVKDKGHVNCPNDCCEAIYSSVSGLKAHLASCSKGDHLVGKYCCLLCPKEFSSESGVKYHILKTHAENWFRTSADPPPKHKDQDTLAPRKEKRSLAGGKKRGRKPKERPPEEPVSKTLPCREDRPPEGRDKGVWVSTGRKAGATRAPEK
- the ZNF512B gene encoding zinc finger protein 512B isoform X6, encoding MNQWKDEFKAHSRVKCPNSGCWLEFPSIYGLKYHYQRCQGVRGCATGRRKPTLAFRLGCVWAEARLAHPTPAFSTQGAISERLTFPCPFCEAAFTSKTQLEKHRIWNHMDRPLPAPKPGPISRPVSISRPVGVSKPIGVSKPVTVGKPVGVSKPIGISKPVTVSRPVPVTKPITVSRPVPVTKSVTVNKPVPVSRPMPVTKPIPVTKSVPVTKPGPVTKPVTITKPVPMAKLVTVTKHVPVTKPVPVSRPIVVSKPVPVSRPVALSRHAAPCKVMLLTKAENKALRAASRSSGKKRAADNLDACPTPSKQARPENGDYSPSATGPSSAIPLSADPSSGPLSLGSRSLGGKETPRASGPVSPPEEGSERIKHRRKQKTPKKFTGEQPSISGTFGLKGLAKAEDKSRTHRAKKQEGLSPEDSRKKMLASASSASKETPAPGTHPASGGPEEQWQRAIHERGEAVCPTCNVVTRKTLVGLKKHMEVCQKLQDALKCQHCRKQFKSKAGLNYHTMAEHSAKPSDGEVSEGSEQEERERLRKVLKQMGRLRCPQEGCGAAFSSLMGYQYHQRRCGKPPCEVDSPSFPCAHCGKTYRSKAGHDYHVRSEHTAPPLVEMEDKAPEAEYLLGVERTPSGRIRRTSAQVAVFHLQEIAEDELARDWTKRRMRDDLVPETARLNYTRPGLPTLNPQLLEEWKSQVKDKGHVNCPNDCCEAIYSSVSGLKAHLASCSKGDHLVGKYCCLLCPKEFSSESGVKYHILKTHAENWFRTSADPPPKHKDQDTLAPRKEKRSLAGGKKRGRKPKERPPEEPVSKTLPCREDRPPEGRDKGVWVSTGRKAGATRAPEK
- the ZNF512B gene encoding zinc finger protein 512B isoform X5 produces the protein MCAARRAACAARTPRPAPPAARPRPPPGRGPAGAAEMTDPFCVGGGGCRLPGSSKSGTGKDSGRCELHLPVLSDPPKLGMPVVRGAQTVSSSQAPLCFEPGSPAGDRTEGKKKGRPKAENQALRDIPGAISERLTFPCPFCEAAFTSKTQLEKHRIWNHMDRPLPAPKPGPISRPVSISRPVGVSKPIGVSKPVTVGKPVGVSKPIGISKPVTVSRPVPVTKPITVSRPVPVTKSVTVNKPVPVSRPMPVTKPIPVTKSVPVTKPGPVTKPVTITKPVPMAKLVTVTKHVPVTKPVPVSRPIVVSKPVPVSRPVALSRHAAPCKVMLLTKAENKALRAASRSSGKKRAADNLDACPTPSKQARPENGDYSPSATGPSSAIPLSADPSSGPLSLGSRSLGGKETPRASGPVSPPEEGSERIKHRRKQKTPKKFTGEQPSISGTFGLKGLAKAEDKSRTHRAKKQEGLSPEDSRKKMLASASSASKETPAPGTHPASGGPEEQWQRAIHERGEAVCPTCNVVTRKTLVGLKKHMEVCQKLQDALKCQHCRKQFKSKAGLNYHTMAEHSAKPSDGEVSEGSEQEERERLRKVLKQMGRLRCPQEGCGAAFSSLMGYQYHQRRCGKPPCEVDSPSFPCAHCGKTYRSKAGHDYHVRSEHTAPPLVEMEDKAPEAEYLLGVERTPSGRIRRTSAQVAVFHLQEIAEDELARDWTKRRMRDDLVPETARLNYTRPGLPTLNPQLLEEWKSQVKDKGHVNCPNDCCEAIYSSVSGLKAHLASCSKGDHLVGKYCCLLCPKEFSSESGVKYHILKTHAENWFRTSADPPPKHKDQDTLAPRKEKRSLAGGKKRGRKPKERPPEEPVSKTLPCREDRPPEGRDKGVWVSTGRKAGATRAPEK